A stretch of Mycobacterium sp. ITM-2016-00316 DNA encodes these proteins:
- a CDS encoding thioesterase domain-containing protein, with protein MTSAKTIEELATHVRNQLEDGVVDGFVRTLRAAPEGSNALPLFVFHPAGGSTVVYEPLINRLPAEVPVYGIERVEGSIEERAAEYVPKLLELHDGPFVLAGWSLGGALAYACAIGLKEAGADVRFVGLIDLALPGEPIDKSQAGMRARWDRYALFAQRTFNVEIPEIPYEELEKLDDEGQVKYVLDLVSQSGVQIPGGIIEHQRTSYLDNRALDTIEIRPYDGHVTLYLADRYHDDAIVFEPAYATRKPDGGWGEYVSELEVVPIGGEHIQAIDEPYIAKVGAHMSEAINRIEAEKDSK; from the coding sequence GTGACCTCGGCCAAGACCATCGAAGAACTGGCCACCCACGTCCGCAACCAGCTCGAAGACGGCGTGGTCGACGGATTCGTGCGCACCCTGCGCGCGGCGCCGGAGGGTTCGAACGCCCTGCCGCTGTTCGTGTTCCACCCGGCCGGCGGTTCCACCGTCGTCTACGAGCCGCTGATCAACCGGCTGCCCGCCGAGGTTCCGGTGTACGGCATCGAGCGGGTCGAGGGTTCCATCGAGGAACGGGCCGCCGAGTACGTGCCCAAACTGCTGGAACTGCATGACGGTCCGTTCGTGCTGGCCGGCTGGTCCCTCGGCGGTGCGCTGGCCTACGCGTGTGCGATCGGGCTCAAGGAGGCCGGCGCCGATGTGCGGTTCGTCGGCCTCATCGACCTCGCCCTTCCCGGGGAGCCGATCGACAAGTCCCAGGCCGGCATGCGTGCCCGCTGGGACCGCTACGCCCTGTTCGCGCAGCGCACCTTCAACGTCGAGATCCCCGAGATCCCCTATGAGGAACTGGAGAAGCTCGATGACGAGGGTCAGGTGAAGTACGTACTGGACCTGGTGTCACAGAGCGGTGTGCAGATCCCCGGCGGGATCATCGAGCACCAGCGCACCTCCTACCTGGACAACCGGGCGCTCGACACCATCGAGATCCGGCCCTACGACGGGCACGTCACGCTCTATCTGGCCGACCGCTACCACGATGACGCCATCGTCTTCGAACCGGCGTACGCCACCCGCAAGCCCGACGGCGGCTGGGGTGAGTACGTGTCCGAGCTGGAGGTGGTGCCGATCGGCGGTGAGCACATCCAGGCCATCGACGAGCCCTATATCGCGAAGGTCGGTGCTCACATGAGCGAGGCCATCAACCGCATCGAAGCTGAGAAGGACTCGAAGTGA